From one Ignavibacteria bacterium genomic stretch:
- a CDS encoding DUF494 family protein: protein MTDRYTVERIMEIIAWVVESRKPIVSIGTVEVTELSERGYTDGEISAALSWIIERGGSLTSHADCGSFRMLHAVEAEVITAEAWGLLISYRNLGFLSNSDIEQIIERCMIMAGETLIDIPEIRALVAVFVMHQGPQQLDGSRKLLSGKETVN from the coding sequence ATGACCGATCGTTACACTGTTGAACGCATAATGGAAATCATCGCATGGGTTGTGGAAAGTCGCAAACCCATTGTGTCCATTGGTACCGTAGAAGTCACCGAGCTATCTGAAAGGGGCTATACGGACGGTGAAATTTCTGCAGCCCTATCGTGGATTATTGAGCGTGGTGGCAGCCTTACCTCGCACGCCGACTGCGGATCGTTCAGGATGCTTCACGCCGTTGAAGCGGAAGTCATTACAGCGGAAGCATGGGGTTTACTCATAAGCTACCGTAACCTGGGTTTCCTTTCGAATTCCGACATCGAGCAGATTATTGAACGCTGCATGATCATGGCCGGTGAAACGCTGATAGATATTCCTGAAATACGCGCTCTTGTTGCTGTGTTTGTTATGCATCAGGGTCCCCAGCAGTTAGACGGAAGCCGTAAACTTCTA
- the ybeY gene encoding rRNA maturation RNase YbeY codes for MVTLTNASGIAYKGRDCIISSVQNVMQAEGLIGRIDIILVTDREIKKLHKQWFNDPTVTDVITFPIEPEPPILGEIYISAETARRQASAHNVTLKNELCRLAVHGALHLAGYTDKTISQRTHMQTLENTYIACQ; via the coding sequence ATGGTAACCCTGACAAACGCATCCGGAATCGCATACAAAGGCAGGGACTGCATTATCAGCAGCGTCCAAAACGTCATGCAGGCCGAAGGGCTAATTGGCAGGATTGACATCATCCTGGTCACCGACAGGGAAATCAAAAAGCTGCACAAGCAATGGTTTAACGACCCTACTGTGACTGACGTTATTACATTCCCCATCGAACCTGAGCCCCCTATCCTTGGAGAAATCTACATCTCGGCAGAAACCGCGCGTAGGCAGGCATCAGCCCATAATGTCACACTCAAAAACGAATTATGCAGGCTTGCCGTACACGGAGCCCTGCATTTAGCCGGTTATACCGACAAAACAATTTCGCAGCGGACGCACATGCAAACGCTGGAGAATACGTATATTGCATGCCAATGA
- a CDS encoding asparagine synthetase B, with protein sequence MRARVTGLLCTILLTLAASTATAQKMLIPMDLTQTNHLKAYGIAFLALTKDVPVDWLLNYRGGSFLLDARTEFENECRIRGVSFSTIDGAAATTILAEVQAEGSNTEVVRLEKAPRIAVYAPPGFRPWDDAVTMVMESAEVKYDKLWDEEVLQGKLGEYDWLHLHHEDFTGQYGKFYASAAGQSWYIQQVALLENTARKLGFSKVSELKHAVVDKIREYVAAGGFMFAMCSATDTYDIALATEGVDICEAMFDGDPADPQANNKLDFSRTFAFENFSLEMNPYEYEFSNIDVDINRVLATEKTDYFTLFDFSAKYDPVPTMLTQCHVNVLRGFLGQTTAFRKEYIKKSVTILAEREGTNEVKYIHGNVGRGTFTWYGGHDPEDYRHAVGDPPTDLSLHPNSPGYRLILNNILFPAAKKKKQKT encoded by the coding sequence ATGCGAGCACGAGTGACTGGCCTTTTATGTACGATTCTGCTGACCCTGGCGGCAAGTACCGCTACAGCTCAGAAGATGCTCATCCCAATGGATCTTACGCAAACAAATCACCTAAAGGCGTACGGAATTGCGTTTCTGGCACTCACTAAGGACGTGCCGGTTGACTGGTTGCTGAATTACCGGGGCGGCTCTTTTTTGCTGGATGCTCGTACCGAGTTCGAAAATGAATGCAGAATTCGGGGTGTGAGCTTTTCAACCATTGATGGAGCTGCCGCTACAACGATACTGGCAGAAGTTCAGGCCGAGGGCAGCAACACCGAGGTGGTCCGCCTTGAAAAAGCACCACGAATTGCAGTGTATGCTCCACCGGGGTTTCGTCCGTGGGACGATGCCGTTACCATGGTGATGGAATCTGCCGAAGTCAAGTATGATAAACTATGGGACGAAGAGGTGCTGCAGGGAAAGCTTGGTGAATACGACTGGCTGCACCTGCACCACGAAGACTTCACGGGTCAGTATGGCAAGTTCTATGCCAGCGCCGCAGGTCAGTCATGGTACATTCAGCAGGTGGCTCTCCTTGAAAACACAGCCCGAAAACTGGGGTTTTCAAAGGTGAGCGAGTTGAAACATGCCGTGGTTGATAAGATTCGTGAATATGTTGCGGCCGGTGGTTTTATGTTCGCAATGTGTAGCGCTACCGACACCTACGATATTGCTCTGGCTACCGAAGGAGTTGATATTTGCGAGGCAATGTTCGATGGTGACCCCGCCGATCCACAGGCAAATAATAAGCTCGACTTTTCGCGGACGTTTGCGTTCGAAAACTTCTCACTCGAAATGAATCCGTATGAGTATGAGTTCAGTAACATCGATGTTGACATCAACCGGGTTCTTGCAACCGAAAAAACTGATTACTTTACGTTATTCGATTTCTCAGCTAAATACGATCCTGTTCCAACAATGCTCACGCAGTGTCATGTTAATGTTCTTCGTGGTTTCCTCGGACAAACTACTGCATTCCGAAAAGAATACATTAAAAAGAGTGTTACCATTCTGGCTGAACGTGAAGGGACAAACGAAGTGAAGTATATCCACGGTAATGTGGGCAGAGGGACGTTTACGTGGTATGGCGGACATGATCCGGAGGACTACCGTCATGCAGTCGGCGATCCGCCAACCGATTTGTCGCTCCACCCCAATAGTCCGGGATATCGTTTAATCCTAAACAATATCCTGTTTCCTGCTGCAAAAAAAAAGAAGCAGAAGACCTAA
- a CDS encoding efflux RND transporter periplasmic adaptor subunit: MIRHYILTIAIAVLFISCTNNDTPADNHGHDHAGPAVGTNSGIDLTSAQVHAAGIETAMPSFKMMFTPLLVHGILEVPPQNLISIHAILGGIVKKTTIIPGEQVHKGQVLVILENPEFITLQEEYLTTKAQTEQAELDLTRQQTLAADNVNARKSLEQAGTQASVLRIRKKALAERLALIGIDATTLTPERISRQISLTAPFSGYVTTLNVNIGTAVEPNGKVLELVDPSHIHAELQVFERDVPQLHQGQTFTVVLSGEQRQRSGHIHLIGSEISTDKTVSVHGHLDSLDPTLRPGRTITATIATDPHEALTVPESALIQSGGKSWVYVQDSPGRYKMVIVTVGSRANGYVEVKGDGLDTTHEVVVKGAQALAAH, encoded by the coding sequence ATGATACGCCATTATATTTTAACAATAGCAATCGCTGTACTATTCATCTCGTGCACTAACAACGACACTCCCGCTGACAACCATGGTCACGACCATGCAGGCCCTGCCGTTGGTACTAACTCCGGCATTGACCTTACATCGGCACAGGTCCATGCAGCCGGCATCGAAACGGCTATGCCGTCTTTTAAAATGATGTTTACACCTTTACTGGTCCACGGTATATTAGAAGTGCCACCTCAAAATCTAATCAGCATCCATGCTATACTTGGAGGTATTGTAAAAAAGACTACTATTATCCCTGGTGAACAAGTTCATAAGGGGCAGGTATTAGTGATCTTGGAAAACCCGGAGTTTATAACACTTCAAGAAGAATATCTTACTACTAAAGCACAAACAGAGCAGGCTGAACTAGACTTAACACGTCAGCAAACTTTAGCTGCTGATAACGTGAATGCACGTAAGAGCCTGGAACAGGCCGGAACTCAGGCATCCGTATTACGAATCAGGAAGAAAGCATTGGCCGAACGTCTTGCTTTGATTGGTATAGATGCAACCACGTTAACACCTGAAAGGATCTCACGTCAGATCTCGCTTACAGCCCCTTTCAGCGGTTACGTTACAACACTCAATGTAAACATAGGTACCGCCGTAGAGCCAAATGGTAAAGTGCTCGAACTGGTGGATCCCAGCCATATTCATGCCGAGTTGCAAGTGTTTGAGCGCGATGTGCCGCAACTGCACCAAGGGCAAACCTTTACTGTTGTGTTAAGTGGTGAGCAACGCCAGCGTAGCGGACACATCCACCTGATTGGATCTGAAATTAGTACCGATAAGACCGTATCGGTCCACGGTCATCTTGATAGTCTAGACCCCACCCTTCGCCCCGGAAGAACGATAACGGCAACCATCGCCACCGATCCACACGAAGCTCTCACGGTTCCCGAATCGGCACTAATTCAGTCCGGAGGGAAATCATGGGTGTATGTACAAGATTCGCCGGGTCGGTACAAGATGGTTATAGTCACGGTTGGTAGTAGAGCAAATGGTTACGTAGAAGTGAAAGGTGATGGGTTAGACACAACACACGAAGTTGTTGTAAAGGGGGCTCAGGCACTGGCAGCGCACTAA